A genomic region of Prionailurus bengalensis isolate Pbe53 chromosome D1, Fcat_Pben_1.1_paternal_pri, whole genome shotgun sequence contains the following coding sequences:
- the TUB gene encoding tubby protein homolog isoform X1 produces the protein MEGVSSHRTLSYSRWSYDSVLDDEGSNLRQQKLDRQRALLEQKQKKKRQEPLMVQANADGRPRSRRARQSEEQAPLVESYLSSSGSTSYQVQEADPVTSAQLGAARPTAPASAKRTKAAAAAGGQGGASRKEKKGKHKGTSGPAALAEDKCEARGPVQILTVGQSDHAQDAGETAAGGGAQPSGQDLRATMQRKGVSSSMSFEEEEEDEDENSSSSSQLNSNTRPSSATSRKSVREAASAPSPTAPEPSGDVEVQDLEEFALRPAPQGITIKCRITRDKKGMDRGMYPTYFLHLDREDGKKVFLLAGRKRKKSKTSNYLISVDPTDLSRGGDSYIGKLRSNLMGTKFTVYDNGVNPQKASSSTLESGALRQELAAVCYETNVLGFKGPRKMSVIVPGMNMVHERVSIRPRNEHETLLARWQNKNTESIIELQNKTPVWNDDTQSYVLNFHGRVTQASVKNFQIIHGNDPDYIVMQFGRVAEDVFTMDYNYPLCALQAFAIALSSFDSKLACE, from the exons tgTCTTAGATGATGAGGGCAGCAACCTGAGGCAGCAGAAGCTTGACCGGCAG CGGGCCCTGCTggagcagaagcagaagaagaagcGTCAGGAACCCCTGATGGTGCAGGCCAATGCGGATGGGCGGCCCCGGAGCCGGCGGGCCCGGCAGTCGGAGGAGCAGGCCCCCCTGGTGGAGTCCTACCTCAGCAGCAGTGGCAGCACCAGCTACCAAG TTCAAGAGGCCGACCCAGTTACCAGTGCACAGCTGGGAGCTGCCCGCCCAACAGCACCAGCCTCAGCCAAGAGAACCAAGGCAGCCGCAGCAGCAGGAGGCCAGGGCGGGGCCTctaggaaggagaagaaggggaagcaCAAAG GCACCAGCGGGCCAGCAGCACTGGCAGAAGACAAGTGTGAGGCCCGAGGCCCGGTGCAGATCCTGACTGTGGGCCAGTCAGACCACGCCCAGGACGCAGGGGAGACGGCAGCTGGTGGGGGCGCACAGCCCAGCGGGCAGGACCTCCGTGCCACGATGCAGAGGAAGG GTGTCTCTAGCAGCATGAGctttgaagaggaagaggaggatgaggaCGAGAATAGCTCCAGTTCTTCCCAGCTAAACAGCAACACCCGCCCCAGCTCTGCTACCAGCAGGAAGTCTGTCAGG GAGGCAGCCTCGGCCCCCAGCCCAACAGCCCCAGAACCCTCGGGGGATGTTGAGGTCCAGGATCTTGAGGAGTTTGCACTGAGGCCGGCCCCCCAAGGTATCACCATCAAGTGCCGCATCACGCGGGACAAGAAGGGGATGGATCGGGGGATGTACCCCACCTACTTCCTGCACCTGGACCGCGAGGATGGGAAGAAG GTGTTCCTCTTGgcgggaaggaagagaaagaagagtaaaactTCCAATTACCTCATCTCTGTGGACCCAACAGACTTGTCTCGAGGAGGGGACAGCTACATCGGGAAACTGCG GTCTAACCTCATGGGCACTAAGTTCACCGTTTATGACAATGGAGTCAACCCTCAGAAGGCATCATCCTCTACTTTGGAAAGTGGAGCCTTGCGTCAGGAGTTGGCAGCCGTGTGCTAT GAGACAAACGTCTTAGGTTTCAAGGGGCCACGGAAGATGAGTGTGATTGTCCCAGGCATGAACATGGTTCATGAGAGAGTCTCCATCCGGCCCCGAAAC GAGCACGAGACGCTGCTAGCACGCTGGCAGAATAAGAACACAGAGAGTATCATTGAGCTACAAAACAAGACGCCTGTCTGGAATGATGACACACAGTCCTATGTACTCAACTTCCACGGGCGCGTCACACAGGCCTCTGTGAAGAACTTCCAGATCATCCATGGCAATGACC CGGACTACATTGTGATGCAGTTTGGCCGTGTAGCAGAGGATGTGTTCACCATGGATTACAACTACCCACTGTGTGCGCTGCAGGCCTTCGCCATCGCCCTGTCCAGCTTCGACAGCAAGCTGGCCTGCGAGTAG
- the TUB gene encoding tubby protein homolog isoform X2 codes for MTSKPHSDWIPYSVLDDEGSNLRQQKLDRQRALLEQKQKKKRQEPLMVQANADGRPRSRRARQSEEQAPLVESYLSSSGSTSYQVQEADPVTSAQLGAARPTAPASAKRTKAAAAAGGQGGASRKEKKGKHKGTSGPAALAEDKCEARGPVQILTVGQSDHAQDAGETAAGGGAQPSGQDLRATMQRKGVSSSMSFEEEEEDEDENSSSSSQLNSNTRPSSATSRKSVREAASAPSPTAPEPSGDVEVQDLEEFALRPAPQGITIKCRITRDKKGMDRGMYPTYFLHLDREDGKKVFLLAGRKRKKSKTSNYLISVDPTDLSRGGDSYIGKLRSNLMGTKFTVYDNGVNPQKASSSTLESGALRQELAAVCYETNVLGFKGPRKMSVIVPGMNMVHERVSIRPRNEHETLLARWQNKNTESIIELQNKTPVWNDDTQSYVLNFHGRVTQASVKNFQIIHGNDPDYIVMQFGRVAEDVFTMDYNYPLCALQAFAIALSSFDSKLACE; via the exons tgTCTTAGATGATGAGGGCAGCAACCTGAGGCAGCAGAAGCTTGACCGGCAG CGGGCCCTGCTggagcagaagcagaagaagaagcGTCAGGAACCCCTGATGGTGCAGGCCAATGCGGATGGGCGGCCCCGGAGCCGGCGGGCCCGGCAGTCGGAGGAGCAGGCCCCCCTGGTGGAGTCCTACCTCAGCAGCAGTGGCAGCACCAGCTACCAAG TTCAAGAGGCCGACCCAGTTACCAGTGCACAGCTGGGAGCTGCCCGCCCAACAGCACCAGCCTCAGCCAAGAGAACCAAGGCAGCCGCAGCAGCAGGAGGCCAGGGCGGGGCCTctaggaaggagaagaaggggaagcaCAAAG GCACCAGCGGGCCAGCAGCACTGGCAGAAGACAAGTGTGAGGCCCGAGGCCCGGTGCAGATCCTGACTGTGGGCCAGTCAGACCACGCCCAGGACGCAGGGGAGACGGCAGCTGGTGGGGGCGCACAGCCCAGCGGGCAGGACCTCCGTGCCACGATGCAGAGGAAGG GTGTCTCTAGCAGCATGAGctttgaagaggaagaggaggatgaggaCGAGAATAGCTCCAGTTCTTCCCAGCTAAACAGCAACACCCGCCCCAGCTCTGCTACCAGCAGGAAGTCTGTCAGG GAGGCAGCCTCGGCCCCCAGCCCAACAGCCCCAGAACCCTCGGGGGATGTTGAGGTCCAGGATCTTGAGGAGTTTGCACTGAGGCCGGCCCCCCAAGGTATCACCATCAAGTGCCGCATCACGCGGGACAAGAAGGGGATGGATCGGGGGATGTACCCCACCTACTTCCTGCACCTGGACCGCGAGGATGGGAAGAAG GTGTTCCTCTTGgcgggaaggaagagaaagaagagtaaaactTCCAATTACCTCATCTCTGTGGACCCAACAGACTTGTCTCGAGGAGGGGACAGCTACATCGGGAAACTGCG GTCTAACCTCATGGGCACTAAGTTCACCGTTTATGACAATGGAGTCAACCCTCAGAAGGCATCATCCTCTACTTTGGAAAGTGGAGCCTTGCGTCAGGAGTTGGCAGCCGTGTGCTAT GAGACAAACGTCTTAGGTTTCAAGGGGCCACGGAAGATGAGTGTGATTGTCCCAGGCATGAACATGGTTCATGAGAGAGTCTCCATCCGGCCCCGAAAC GAGCACGAGACGCTGCTAGCACGCTGGCAGAATAAGAACACAGAGAGTATCATTGAGCTACAAAACAAGACGCCTGTCTGGAATGATGACACACAGTCCTATGTACTCAACTTCCACGGGCGCGTCACACAGGCCTCTGTGAAGAACTTCCAGATCATCCATGGCAATGACC CGGACTACATTGTGATGCAGTTTGGCCGTGTAGCAGAGGATGTGTTCACCATGGATTACAACTACCCACTGTGTGCGCTGCAGGCCTTCGCCATCGCCCTGTCCAGCTTCGACAGCAAGCTGGCCTGCGAGTAG
- the TUB gene encoding tubby protein homolog isoform X3 produces the protein MEGVSSHRTLSYSRWSYDSVLDDEGSNLRQQKLDRQRALLEQKQKKKRQEPLMVQANADGRPRSRRARQSEEQAPLVESYLSSSGSTSYQVQEADPVTSAQLGAARPTAPASAKRTKAAAAAGGQGGASRKEKKGKHKGVSSSMSFEEEEEDEDENSSSSSQLNSNTRPSSATSRKSVREAASAPSPTAPEPSGDVEVQDLEEFALRPAPQGITIKCRITRDKKGMDRGMYPTYFLHLDREDGKKVFLLAGRKRKKSKTSNYLISVDPTDLSRGGDSYIGKLRSNLMGTKFTVYDNGVNPQKASSSTLESGALRQELAAVCYETNVLGFKGPRKMSVIVPGMNMVHERVSIRPRNEHETLLARWQNKNTESIIELQNKTPVWNDDTQSYVLNFHGRVTQASVKNFQIIHGNDPDYIVMQFGRVAEDVFTMDYNYPLCALQAFAIALSSFDSKLACE, from the exons tgTCTTAGATGATGAGGGCAGCAACCTGAGGCAGCAGAAGCTTGACCGGCAG CGGGCCCTGCTggagcagaagcagaagaagaagcGTCAGGAACCCCTGATGGTGCAGGCCAATGCGGATGGGCGGCCCCGGAGCCGGCGGGCCCGGCAGTCGGAGGAGCAGGCCCCCCTGGTGGAGTCCTACCTCAGCAGCAGTGGCAGCACCAGCTACCAAG TTCAAGAGGCCGACCCAGTTACCAGTGCACAGCTGGGAGCTGCCCGCCCAACAGCACCAGCCTCAGCCAAGAGAACCAAGGCAGCCGCAGCAGCAGGAGGCCAGGGCGGGGCCTctaggaaggagaagaaggggaagcaCAAAG GTGTCTCTAGCAGCATGAGctttgaagaggaagaggaggatgaggaCGAGAATAGCTCCAGTTCTTCCCAGCTAAACAGCAACACCCGCCCCAGCTCTGCTACCAGCAGGAAGTCTGTCAGG GAGGCAGCCTCGGCCCCCAGCCCAACAGCCCCAGAACCCTCGGGGGATGTTGAGGTCCAGGATCTTGAGGAGTTTGCACTGAGGCCGGCCCCCCAAGGTATCACCATCAAGTGCCGCATCACGCGGGACAAGAAGGGGATGGATCGGGGGATGTACCCCACCTACTTCCTGCACCTGGACCGCGAGGATGGGAAGAAG GTGTTCCTCTTGgcgggaaggaagagaaagaagagtaaaactTCCAATTACCTCATCTCTGTGGACCCAACAGACTTGTCTCGAGGAGGGGACAGCTACATCGGGAAACTGCG GTCTAACCTCATGGGCACTAAGTTCACCGTTTATGACAATGGAGTCAACCCTCAGAAGGCATCATCCTCTACTTTGGAAAGTGGAGCCTTGCGTCAGGAGTTGGCAGCCGTGTGCTAT GAGACAAACGTCTTAGGTTTCAAGGGGCCACGGAAGATGAGTGTGATTGTCCCAGGCATGAACATGGTTCATGAGAGAGTCTCCATCCGGCCCCGAAAC GAGCACGAGACGCTGCTAGCACGCTGGCAGAATAAGAACACAGAGAGTATCATTGAGCTACAAAACAAGACGCCTGTCTGGAATGATGACACACAGTCCTATGTACTCAACTTCCACGGGCGCGTCACACAGGCCTCTGTGAAGAACTTCCAGATCATCCATGGCAATGACC CGGACTACATTGTGATGCAGTTTGGCCGTGTAGCAGAGGATGTGTTCACCATGGATTACAACTACCCACTGTGTGCGCTGCAGGCCTTCGCCATCGCCCTGTCCAGCTTCGACAGCAAGCTGGCCTGCGAGTAG